The following are encoded together in the Pelodiscus sinensis isolate JC-2024 chromosome 22, ASM4963464v1, whole genome shotgun sequence genome:
- the LOC102447557 gene encoding ficolin-2-like has translation MRGEKGAQGIPGKAGPLGPNGGKGANGSPGLKGDKGSPGAPGTIGEGELDSLQCKRGAKNCKELLTRGNLLSGWYTIYPHDCNALTVLCDMDTDGGGWIVFQRRADGSVEFFRDWASYKRGFGSLLSEFWLGNDNIHLLTSQGNHELHIDLKDFENNKQFAKYKSFKIAGETEKYKLILGDFLGGTAGDSLSPHKDMRFSTRDNDNDLSSNARNCAEIYKGGWWYKDCHWSNLNGLYLAGTHASFADGVNWKTGKGYNYSYKQSEMKFRPV, from the exons ATGAGAG GTGAAAAGGGGGCGCAGGGAATCCCGGGGAAGGCAGGACCACTGGGGCCAAACG GTGGCAAAGGGGCGAATGGTTCCCCTGGTCTAAAAG GTGATAAAGGATCTCCTGGAGCACCTGGAACCATCG gagagggggagctggACAGCCTGCAGTGTAAGAGAG GAGCGAAGAACTGCAAGGAGCTGCTAACCAGAGGGAACCTCCTGAGCGGCTGGTACACCATCTACCCCCACGACTGTAACGCCCTGACCGTGCTGTGTGACATGGACACGGACGGCGGGGGATGGATT gtgttCCAGAGACGGGCGGACGGCTCTGTGGAGTTTTTCCGCGACTGGGCTTCGTACAAGAGGGGATTCGGCAGCCTGCTCTCAGAATTCTGGCTGGGGAACGACAACATCCACCTGCTGACGTCCCAAG GAAACCATGAACTCCACATTGACCTCAAAGACTTTGAAAACAACAAGCAGTTTGCCAAGTACAAGTCATTCAAGATTGCAGGAGAGACGGAGAAATACAAACTGATTCTCGGAGACTTTCTTGGCGGCACTGCAG GTGATTCACTATCCCCGCACAAGGACATGCGGTTTTCAACCAGAGACAACGACAACGACCTGAGTTCCAATGCCCGAAACTGTGCTGAGATCTACAAGGGGGGCTGGTGGTACAAGGACTGTCACTGGTCCAACCTGAACGGGCTGTACCTGGCTGGTACCCACGCCAGCTTTGCTGACGGGGTGAACTGGAAGACGGGCAAAGGTTACAACTATTCCTACAAGCAGTCGGAGATGAAGTTTAGGCCCGTGTAG
- the LOC102447312 gene encoding ficolin-2-like isoform X3: protein MGLLLPGPAPAMGRAGHQVLIPFLWLAAALSEDQNTCPGESGVPGTTGAIGAKNCQELLSKGHTLTGWYTIYPRDCHAMAVLCDMDTDGGGWIVFQRRADGSVDFFRSWNSYKRGFGNQLTEFWLGNDNIHLLTSLGNNELRIDLWDSENNHVFAKYQSFRIAGETEKYTLQLGGFAGGQAGDSFSYHNNMPFTTRDQDNDRSSGNCAVSCKGAWWYSNCHFSNLNGKYWLGAHKTSADGVNWKTGKGYKYSYRLSEMKFRPV, encoded by the exons ATGGGGCTGCTGTTGCCGGGACCAGCACCAGCCATGGGGAGAGCTGGACACCAAGTCCTTATCCCTTTCCTCTGGCTAGCGGCAGCACTCTCTGAGGATCAGAACACCTGCCCAG GAGAAAGCGGAGTCCCTGGCACTACGGGCGCTATAG GAGCAAAGAACTGCCAGGAGCTGTTGAGCAAGGGGCACACCCTGACTGGCTGGTACACCATTTACCCCCGCGACTGTCATGCCATGGCCGTGCTGTGTGACATGGACACAGACGGCGGAGGGTGGATT GTGTTCCAGAGACGGGCGGACGGCTCCGTGGACTTTTTCCGTTCCTGGAACTCGTACAAAAGAGGGTTTGGGAACCAGCTGACAGAATTCTGGCTGGGGAACGACAACATCCACCTGCTGACGTCGCTCG GGAACAACGAACTGCGCATCGACCTCTGGGACTCTGAAAACAACCACGTGTTTGCCAAGTACCAGTCATTCAGGATTGCAGGGGAGACAGAGAAATACACACTCCAGCTTGGAGGCTTTGCCGGAGGCCAGGCAG GAGATTCCTTTAGCTACCACAACAACATGCCGTTTACAACCAGAGACCAGGACAACGATCGCAGCTCCGGTAACTGCGCCGTGAGCTGCAAGGGAGCCTGGTGGTACAGCAATTGTCATTTCTCCAACCTGAACGGGAAGTACTGGCTGGGCGCCCACAAGACCAGTGCGGATGGTGTGAACTGGAAAACCGGCAAAGGCTACAAGTATTCCTACCGGCTCTCGGAGATGAAGTTCCGGCCCGTGTAG
- the LOC102447312 gene encoding ficolin-2-like isoform X1: MGLLLPGPAPAMGRAGHQVLIPFLWLAAALSEDQNTCPEVKLVGLSGSDKLTILQGCPGSAGPPGPKGEPGDVGMKGERGAQGKAGPAGAKGESGVPGTTGAIGAKNCQELLSKGHTLTGWYTIYPRDCHAMAVLCDMDTDGGGWIVFQRRADGSVDFFRSWNSYKRGFGNQLTEFWLGNDNIHLLTSLGNNELRIDLWDSENNHVFAKYQSFRIAGETEKYTLQLGGFAGGQAGDSFSYHNNMPFTTRDQDNDRSSGNCAVSCKGAWWYSNCHFSNLNGKYWLGAHKTSADGVNWKTGKGYKYSYRLSEMKFRPV, translated from the exons ATGGGGCTGCTGTTGCCGGGACCAGCACCAGCCATGGGGAGAGCTGGACACCAAGTCCTTATCCCTTTCCTCTGGCTAGCGGCAGCACTCTCTGAGGATCAGAACACCTGCCCAG AGGTGAAACTAGTTGGACTCAGTGGTTCTGATAAACTCACCATTCTCCAAGGCTGCCCAGGAAGTGCCGGACCACCTGGCCCCAAAGGCGAACCTGGAGATGTGGGAATGAAAG gagaaaggggggcacAAGGGAAGGCAGGACCAGCAGGAGCAAAAG GAGAAAGCGGAGTCCCTGGCACTACGGGCGCTATAG GAGCAAAGAACTGCCAGGAGCTGTTGAGCAAGGGGCACACCCTGACTGGCTGGTACACCATTTACCCCCGCGACTGTCATGCCATGGCCGTGCTGTGTGACATGGACACAGACGGCGGAGGGTGGATT GTGTTCCAGAGACGGGCGGACGGCTCCGTGGACTTTTTCCGTTCCTGGAACTCGTACAAAAGAGGGTTTGGGAACCAGCTGACAGAATTCTGGCTGGGGAACGACAACATCCACCTGCTGACGTCGCTCG GGAACAACGAACTGCGCATCGACCTCTGGGACTCTGAAAACAACCACGTGTTTGCCAAGTACCAGTCATTCAGGATTGCAGGGGAGACAGAGAAATACACACTCCAGCTTGGAGGCTTTGCCGGAGGCCAGGCAG GAGATTCCTTTAGCTACCACAACAACATGCCGTTTACAACCAGAGACCAGGACAACGATCGCAGCTCCGGTAACTGCGCCGTGAGCTGCAAGGGAGCCTGGTGGTACAGCAATTGTCATTTCTCCAACCTGAACGGGAAGTACTGGCTGGGCGCCCACAAGACCAGTGCGGATGGTGTGAACTGGAAAACCGGCAAAGGCTACAAGTATTCCTACCGGCTCTCGGAGATGAAGTTCCGGCCCGTGTAG
- the LOC102447312 gene encoding ficolin-2-like isoform X2 produces the protein MGLLLPGPAPAMGRAGHQVLIPFLWLAAALSEDQNTCPEVKLVGLSGSDKLTILQGCPGSAGPPGPKGEPGDVGMKGESGVPGTTGAIGAKNCQELLSKGHTLTGWYTIYPRDCHAMAVLCDMDTDGGGWIVFQRRADGSVDFFRSWNSYKRGFGNQLTEFWLGNDNIHLLTSLGNNELRIDLWDSENNHVFAKYQSFRIAGETEKYTLQLGGFAGGQAGDSFSYHNNMPFTTRDQDNDRSSGNCAVSCKGAWWYSNCHFSNLNGKYWLGAHKTSADGVNWKTGKGYKYSYRLSEMKFRPV, from the exons ATGGGGCTGCTGTTGCCGGGACCAGCACCAGCCATGGGGAGAGCTGGACACCAAGTCCTTATCCCTTTCCTCTGGCTAGCGGCAGCACTCTCTGAGGATCAGAACACCTGCCCAG AGGTGAAACTAGTTGGACTCAGTGGTTCTGATAAACTCACCATTCTCCAAGGCTGCCCAGGAAGTGCCGGACCACCTGGCCCCAAAGGCGAACCTGGAGATGTGGGAATGAAAG GAGAAAGCGGAGTCCCTGGCACTACGGGCGCTATAG GAGCAAAGAACTGCCAGGAGCTGTTGAGCAAGGGGCACACCCTGACTGGCTGGTACACCATTTACCCCCGCGACTGTCATGCCATGGCCGTGCTGTGTGACATGGACACAGACGGCGGAGGGTGGATT GTGTTCCAGAGACGGGCGGACGGCTCCGTGGACTTTTTCCGTTCCTGGAACTCGTACAAAAGAGGGTTTGGGAACCAGCTGACAGAATTCTGGCTGGGGAACGACAACATCCACCTGCTGACGTCGCTCG GGAACAACGAACTGCGCATCGACCTCTGGGACTCTGAAAACAACCACGTGTTTGCCAAGTACCAGTCATTCAGGATTGCAGGGGAGACAGAGAAATACACACTCCAGCTTGGAGGCTTTGCCGGAGGCCAGGCAG GAGATTCCTTTAGCTACCACAACAACATGCCGTTTACAACCAGAGACCAGGACAACGATCGCAGCTCCGGTAACTGCGCCGTGAGCTGCAAGGGAGCCTGGTGGTACAGCAATTGTCATTTCTCCAACCTGAACGGGAAGTACTGGCTGGGCGCCCACAAGACCAGTGCGGATGGTGTGAACTGGAAAACCGGCAAAGGCTACAAGTATTCCTACCGGCTCTCGGAGATGAAGTTCCGGCCCGTGTAG
- the LOC102446664 gene encoding uncharacterized protein LOC102446664, which produces MQGHEKLVNGAHAAGEGMPREPQEQKPLQEAAEVAEPPVTLPPGPQSPETRQRNPLARSQGKSAPVGDGLARQERPNTCWDCGKSFSKSSSLTIHQRTHTGERPYACPECGKRFAQSSTFLRHQRIHSGERPYDCAQCGKSFRVSSHLARHQRIHTGERPYSCAACGRSFSVSSHLAQHQRTHTGERPYHCACGKSFSLSSHLVQHWTIHTGERPYQCAQCGRSFSMSSALIRHQRLHEAGAPCQCTQCGKSFGRGSELSEHQKIHTGERQHECAQCGRSFGVRSNLLQHQRTHAGERPYTCAHCGRSFSRSSNLITHQRIHTG; this is translated from the exons ATGCAAGGCCATGAGAAGCTCGTGAACGGCGCACATGCAG CCGGCGAGGGGATGCCGAGAGAACCCCAGGAGCAGAAGCCCCTGCAGGAAGCCGCTGAGGTGGCAGAGCCTCCTGTGACTTTGCCCCCTGGGCCCCAGAGCCCCGAGACTCGGCAGAGGAACCCGCTGGCGCGGAGCCAGGGTAAATCTGCTCCGGTGGGCGATGGCCTTGCCCGCCAGGAGAGACCAAACACATGCTGGGACTGCGGGAAGAGCTTCAGCAAGAGCTCGTCTCTGACGATCCaccagagaacccacacaggggagcgGCCCTACGCCTGCCCTGAGTGCGGGAAACGCTTCGCCCAGAGCTCCACCTTCCTGCGGCACCAGCGGATCCACTCGGGGGAGCGGCCCTACGACTGCGCCCAGTGCGGGAAGAGCTTCCGGGTGAGCTCCCACCTGGCCCGGCACCAGCGGATCCACACGGGGGAGCGGCCGTACTCCTGTGCCGCATGTGGGCGGAGCTTCAGCGTGAGTTCCCACCTGGCACAGCACCAGCGGACCCACACCGGGGAGCGGCCCTACCACTGCGCCTGCGGCAAGAGTTTCAGCCTGAGCTCCCACCTGGTGCAGCACTGGACCATCCACACGGGCGAGCGGCCCTACCAGTGCGCCCAGTGTGGGCGGAGCTTCTCCATGAGCTCTGCCCTCATCCGGCACCAGAGGCTCCACGAGGCGGGCGCGCCCTGCCAGTGCACccagtgtgggaaaagcttcggCCGTGGCTCAGAGCTGAGTGAGCACCAGAAGATCCACACGGGGGAGCGGCAGCATGAGTGCGCCCAGTGTGGGCGGAGCTTCGGCGTACGGTCCAATCTCCTCCAGCATCAGCGGACCCACGCGGGCGAGAGGCCCTACACCTGTGCCCACTGTGGGCGGAGCTTCAGTCGGAGCTCAAACCTTATTACACACCAGAGGATCCACACAGGCTAG